In Buchnera aphidicola (Aphis aurantii), one DNA window encodes the following:
- the rplI gene encoding 50S ribosomal protein L9: MEVILLLKVNKLGDSGKIVKVKSGYARNYLIPKGKAILADKKNIESFEAQQIKLKEEGIKKLLIAKSRAEKIKNIKSITIFSKVGKDKKIFGSIGIKDIISEMSKIDFKINKKEIKLPNGVLRYTGEHQVIFQPHHEIFEYFIVNIISK, encoded by the coding sequence ATGGAAGTCATTCTTTTGTTAAAAGTTAATAAATTAGGTGATTCTGGTAAAATTGTAAAAGTTAAATCAGGTTATGCAAGAAATTATTTAATTCCTAAAGGAAAAGCTATTTTAGCTGATAAAAAAAATATTGAATCTTTTGAAGCACAACAAATTAAATTAAAAGAAGAAGGTATTAAAAAGTTACTTATTGCTAAATCTCGCGCTGAAAAAATAAAGAATATAAAATCTATAACAATTTTTTCTAAAGTTGGAAAAGACAAGAAAATATTCGGTTCTATAGGTATTAAAGATATTATTTCAGAAATGTCTAAAATAGATTTTAAAATAAACAAAAAAGAAATAAAATTACCTAATGGAGTTTTACGTTATACAGGAGAACATCAAGTAATTTTTCAACCGCATCATGAAATATTTGAATATTTTATAGTTAATATAATTTCAAAATAA
- the trmB gene encoding tRNA (guanosine(46)-N7)-methyltransferase TrmB — protein sequence MKSNIITPKYKNGIFLRQNKSFISRKGRITKSQLKSIHEYWSFFGINYQLKYLNFKSVFKNDYPVILEIGFGIGDTLVQTAINSANKNFLGIEVYPPGIGSCLRFAYMANLSNLKIVYYNAVDVIENMISNHTLSKIQIFFPDPWPKKKHHKRRMIQDIFLKKILKKLIFNGILHIVTDSKEYADYILNTIKNIHCYLNMSLTDTYLESCSSHFSTKFEKKACILNKKIFNLMFQSKY from the coding sequence ATGAAAAGTAATATTATAACACCTAAATATAAAAATGGGATATTTTTACGACAAAATAAAAGCTTTATATCTCGAAAAGGTCGTATTACCAAATCTCAGTTAAAATCCATTCATGAATATTGGTCTTTTTTTGGCATTAATTATCAATTAAAATATTTAAATTTTAAATCAGTTTTTAAAAATGATTACCCAGTGATTTTAGAGATTGGTTTTGGAATAGGAGATACTTTGGTACAAACAGCGATTAATTCTGCTAATAAAAATTTTTTAGGTATTGAAGTTTATCCTCCAGGAATAGGATCTTGTTTACGTTTTGCTTATATGGCTAATTTGTCAAATTTAAAAATTGTTTATTATAATGCAGTTGACGTAATTGAAAATATGATTTCAAATCATACATTATCAAAAATACAAATTTTTTTTCCAGATCCATGGCCTAAAAAAAAACATCATAAAAGACGAATGATACAAGATATTTTTTTAAAAAAAATTTTAAAAAAATTAATTTTTAATGGTATTTTACATATTGTCACAGATTCAAAAGAATATGCTGATTATATATTAAATACAATTAAAAATATTCATTGTTATTTAAATATGTCTCTTACAGATACTTATCTTGAAAGTTGTTCATCTCATTTTTCTACTAAATTTGAAAAAAAAGCATGTATATTAAATAAAAAAATTTTTAATTTAATGTTTCAGTCTAAATATTAG
- the sbcB gene encoding exodeoxyribonuclease I: MRIHKNFFSNEFTFLFYDYETFGTHTALDKPAQFAAIRTNENLEIIEEPKCFYCFPSDDYFPEPYAILTTKITPQYTFKNGTNEHEFSKKIYNILIEPNTCIVGYNNIMFDDEITRNIFYRNFLDPYEWSWKNNNSRWDLLNLTRVCFILRPNGIQWPRNNLGLPIFKLSDLTRENNILHDNAHDAVSDVYATIELAKLIKTQQPKLFKFFFQYRKRNELYKLINLKNFEPILHVSSYFTSIRYNMSFILPLFFQENNKNVLIAIDLFKDIKRLVEFLKTNHYEDIISKDLFDLGLILIHLNRCPILVPIQLIRKEDIKKLKFQDFCVDEKINFVKLNYFILDYIKKFFSRQNIFCKLSNVDVQIYDNFFDFHDKKLITKIQNTKPVYFKNLKLDFKDTRLNELFFRYKARNFFFILNQNEQKKWLNYCFKIFNRIALNEYIIKIENLLETFSYDREKVHLLNQLLKYIFKKYKNLFYQKINLN; this comes from the coding sequence ATGCGGATACATAAAAATTTTTTTTCAAATGAATTTACTTTTTTATTTTATGATTATGAAACCTTTGGAACACATACAGCATTAGATAAACCAGCTCAATTTGCGGCTATTAGAACAAATGAAAATTTAGAGATTATTGAAGAACCAAAATGTTTTTATTGTTTTCCATCGGATGATTATTTTCCAGAACCATATGCTATTTTAACAACGAAAATTACTCCACAATATACATTTAAAAATGGTACTAATGAGCATGAATTTTCTAAAAAAATTTATAATATTTTAATTGAGCCTAATACTTGTATAGTAGGTTATAATAATATTATGTTTGATGATGAAATCACAAGAAATATATTTTATCGTAATTTTTTAGATCCATATGAATGGAGTTGGAAAAATAATAATTCACGATGGGATCTATTGAATTTAACAAGAGTATGTTTTATTTTAAGACCCAATGGTATTCAATGGCCGAGAAATAATCTTGGTTTACCTATTTTTAAGCTATCTGATTTAACTCGAGAAAACAATATATTACATGATAATGCACATGATGCAGTTTCTGATGTTTACGCAACTATTGAGTTAGCAAAATTAATAAAAACACAACAACCAAAATTATTTAAATTTTTTTTTCAATATCGAAAAAGAAACGAATTGTATAAATTAATTAATTTAAAAAATTTTGAACCTATATTACATGTTTCTAGTTATTTTACTTCGATACGTTATAATATGAGTTTTATATTGCCTTTATTTTTTCAAGAAAACAATAAGAATGTATTAATTGCAATAGATTTGTTTAAAGACATAAAAAGACTAGTTGAATTTTTAAAAACAAATCACTATGAAGATATTATTTCTAAAGATTTATTTGATTTAGGATTAATATTAATACATTTAAATCGTTGTCCGATATTAGTTCCTATTCAACTAATACGGAAGGAAGATATTAAAAAATTAAAATTTCAAGATTTTTGTGTAGATGAAAAAATAAATTTTGTTAAGTTGAATTATTTTATATTAGATTATATAAAAAAATTTTTTTCTCGACAAAATATTTTTTGCAAACTATCAAATGTAGATGTTCAAATTTATGATAATTTTTTTGATTTTCATGATAAAAAATTAATCACAAAAATTCAAAATACTAAACCAGTATATTTTAAAAATCTAAAGTTAGATTTTAAAGATACACGTTTAAATGAACTTTTTTTCCGATATAAAGCTCGAAATTTTTTTTTCATATTAAATCAAAATGAACAAAAAAAATGGTTGAATTATTGTTTTAAAATTTTCAATCGAATTGCTTTAAACGAATATATAATAAAAATTGAAAATCTTTTAGAAACCTTCTCTTATGATAGAGAAAAAGTACATTTACTAAATCAATTACTAAAATATATTTTTAAAAAATATAAAAATTTGTTTTATCAAAAAATTAATCTAAATTAA
- the dut gene encoding dUTP diphosphatase, with product MSKIQIKFLNDNTNNKKNSNFLPEYATSGSSALDLKASISKKILLHATEVILVPTGISIYIENPYITALILPRSGLGHKNGIVLGNLVGLIDSDYQGELMISLWNRSKKEFYIYPNDRVAQIVFVPIIRPVFSVVQEFKKTDRHTSGFGHSGV from the coding sequence ATGAGTAAAATTCAAATTAAATTTCTAAACGATAATACTAATAATAAAAAAAATAGCAATTTTTTACCTGAATATGCTACTTCCGGATCGTCTGCATTGGATCTGAAGGCATCGATAAGCAAAAAAATACTTTTACACGCTACAGAAGTGATTTTAGTTCCAACTGGAATTTCGATATATATTGAAAACCCTTATATTACTGCTTTAATTCTACCTCGATCTGGATTAGGTCATAAGAATGGTATTGTTTTAGGTAATTTAGTAGGATTAATTGATTCAGATTATCAAGGAGAATTAATGATTTCACTTTGGAATAGAAGCAAAAAAGAATTTTATATTTATCCTAACGATAGAGTTGCCCAAATAGTTTTTGTTCCAATTATTCGACCTGTGTTTAGTGTAGTTCAAGAATTTAAAAAAACTGATCGCCATACAAGTGGATTTGGTCATTCTGGAGTATAA
- the rpsR gene encoding 30S ribosomal protein S18 produces MVRYFRRRKFCRFTAEGIQEIDYKDISMLKSYITENGKIVPSRITGTRAKYQRQLSRAIKKARYLALLPYTDQHR; encoded by the coding sequence ATGGTACGTTATTTCCGTCGTAGGAAATTTTGTCGTTTTACAGCAGAAGGCATTCAAGAAATAGATTATAAAGATATCTCTATGTTAAAAAGTTATATTACAGAAAATGGTAAAATTGTACCAAGTCGTATTACTGGAACACGAGCTAAATACCAACGTCAGTTGTCAAGAGCTATTAAAAAAGCAAGATATCTTGCTCTTCTTCCATATACTGACCAACATCGTTAA
- the mutY gene encoding A/G-specific adenine glycosylase, producing the protein MTFYIFSQSVLNWYHLHGRKNLPWQKDKTLYKIWISEIMLQQTKVKTVIPYFNKFISKFPNLSSLNNSTLNDILYLWSGLGYYKRAHNIYETSKIIQKQFNGNFPENIENLTKLPGIGKSTAGAILSFSLNYFFSILDGNVKRILIRYYGIIGCSNNTSTEKKLWNLIEKITPMHNTGAFNQGIIDIGALICTFKSPKCNLCPINIKCIAYKEKKWDKYSFKKKQQIKTKKKYWFIIVRSQDKVWIQKNTIKNIWKNLFCFPSFEKKNQAIQWLLKNKINVQKYKKINSFKYEFSHFKMQVTPILIELFFKDDFYHIEEKGTWYQLKNPQKIGIPKLVEKILKLLI; encoded by the coding sequence ATGACATTTTATATTTTTTCACAATCAGTACTTAATTGGTATCATCTACATGGAAGAAAAAATCTGCCCTGGCAAAAAGATAAAACATTATATAAAATTTGGATATCTGAAATAATGTTGCAACAAACGAAAGTTAAAACTGTTATTCCATATTTTAATAAATTTATATCAAAATTTCCCAATTTAAGTTCTTTAAATAATAGTACATTAAACGATATACTATATTTGTGGAGCGGACTAGGATACTATAAAAGAGCTCACAATATTTATGAAACATCTAAAATTATACAAAAACAGTTCAATGGAAATTTTCCAGAAAATATTGAAAATTTAACTAAATTACCTGGAATAGGAAAATCTACTGCAGGAGCTATTTTATCTTTTTCATTAAATTATTTTTTTTCTATTTTAGATGGGAATGTAAAAAGAATTTTAATTCGATATTATGGAATAATCGGATGTTCAAACAATACATCGACTGAAAAAAAACTATGGAATTTAATAGAAAAAATTACTCCAATGCACAATACTGGTGCTTTTAATCAAGGTATAATTGATATAGGAGCATTGATTTGTACTTTTAAATCACCTAAATGTAATCTTTGCCCGATTAACATCAAATGCATTGCTTATAAAGAAAAAAAATGGGATAAATATTCTTTTAAAAAAAAACAACAAATAAAAACAAAAAAAAAATACTGGTTTATAATAGTTCGATCTCAAGATAAAGTTTGGATACAAAAAAATACTATAAAAAACATTTGGAAAAATTTATTTTGCTTTCCAAGTTTTGAAAAAAAAAATCAAGCCATACAATGGCTTTTAAAAAACAAAATAAATGTTCAAAAATATAAAAAAATTAATTCTTTTAAATACGAATTTAGTCATTTTAAAATGCAAGTCACCCCAATTTTAATAGAATTATTTTTTAAAGATGATTTTTATCATATTGAAGAAAAAGGAACATGGTATCAGCTAAAAAATCCTCAAAAAATAGGAATACCTAAATTAGTAGAAAAAATTTTAAAATTATTAATATAA
- the rnr gene encoding ribonuclease R translates to MVVDTYQQNNHKKFIHLIPSRECILSFLKTYKDLINQKKIENKFNINHQKDKKALRRRLRAMERDKQIVYTYNHCYIALENLKIVIGKVIGHRDGYGFLRSETLQEDLWLSIQQMKLCIHGDIVLAHIVRYEKKGKNLAKILKILKPNNVLIVGRYYIENNMKYVTPDDNRFNFKIFIFSSTITKNLAIGSIVVVKLNRNVLNKNNKIQGTIVEVLGSSYKMHTALITNIAIRTHDIPYLWPKEVENQLHTINNKIDKKEFKNRIDLRHLPFFTIDEKDSCDFDDAVFCKKKTSKEGWDLLVAISDVSHYVKPGTPLDQEALKRGNSIYFPKLVIPMLPEKISINLCSLNPYVERLCLICEMSLSNTGELTQYKHYEAIICSHGRFTYDEIFKIWNHDIQLCLKYNRLLKHIKNLLSLQKIFKKYNISKKGIYFENTEIKFNLDANFKIKNIYRHIRNDAHKFIESCMILANIASSKLIKKYQYPILFRNHDRPSQDSIENLRIILSELGLFLPGGKNPKSIDYSDFLTKIKSRPDYEMIQTVLLRSMKQAVYSPDNHGHFGLSLSSYVHFTSPIRRYPDLLLHRAIKCVLFKPNEYMKDLKKENNLFNLNRIKKIGMHCSMTERRADEATRDVMDWLKCDFMKKKIGNTFTGVVSSVVSFGFFVRLNKYFIDGLVRIENLNDNYYFDSIGLKFIGKSTKNIFRLGDLVQVKVISVNFIQKKIELSLCSN, encoded by the coding sequence ATGGTAGTAGATACCTACCAACAAAACAACCATAAAAAATTTATACACCTTATTCCTAGTCGGGAATGTATTTTATCTTTTTTAAAAACATATAAAGATTTAATTAATCAAAAAAAAATAGAAAATAAATTTAATATTAATCATCAAAAAGATAAAAAAGCATTACGTCGAAGATTAAGGGCAATGGAAAGAGATAAGCAAATTGTATATACATATAATCATTGTTATATTGCCCTAGAAAATCTTAAAATAGTTATAGGAAAAGTTATAGGTCATAGAGATGGTTACGGTTTTCTTAGAAGTGAAACATTACAAGAAGATCTTTGGCTTTCTATTCAACAAATGAAATTATGTATTCATGGTGATATTGTTTTAGCACATATTGTAAGATATGAAAAAAAAGGAAAAAATTTAGCGAAAATATTAAAAATATTAAAACCGAATAACGTTTTAATTGTTGGTCGATATTATATTGAGAATAACATGAAATATGTTACACCTGATGATAATCGATTTAATTTTAAAATATTTATTTTTTCATCCACTATAACAAAAAATCTTGCTATAGGGTCTATTGTTGTTGTTAAGTTAAATAGAAATGTTTTAAATAAAAATAATAAAATCCAAGGAACAATAGTCGAAGTTCTTGGAAGTAGCTATAAAATGCACACTGCTCTTATTACAAATATTGCAATTCGTACGCATGATATTCCTTATTTATGGCCTAAAGAAGTGGAAAATCAATTGCATACAATAAATAATAAAATTGATAAAAAAGAATTTAAAAACCGTATAGATTTAAGACATCTTCCATTTTTTACTATTGATGAAAAAGATTCTTGTGATTTTGATGATGCTGTTTTTTGTAAAAAAAAAACTAGTAAAGAAGGTTGGGATTTATTAGTAGCTATTTCAGATGTTAGTCATTATGTTAAACCAGGAACTCCTTTAGATCAAGAAGCTTTAAAAAGAGGTAATTCTATCTATTTTCCTAAATTAGTAATTCCCATGTTACCAGAAAAAATATCTATAAATTTATGTTCTTTAAATCCTTATGTAGAACGTTTATGTTTAATATGTGAGATGAGTTTATCGAATACAGGGGAATTAACTCAATATAAACATTATGAAGCAATTATTTGTTCTCATGGACGTTTCACATATGATGAGATATTTAAAATTTGGAACCATGATATTCAACTTTGTTTAAAATACAATAGATTGTTAAAACATATTAAAAATTTATTATCCTTACAGAAAATTTTTAAAAAATATAATATATCTAAAAAAGGTATTTATTTTGAAAATACAGAAATTAAGTTTAATTTAGATGCGAATTTTAAAATCAAAAATATTTATCGACATATTAGAAATGATGCGCATAAGTTTATTGAATCATGTATGATTTTAGCAAATATAGCTTCATCTAAATTGATAAAAAAATATCAATATCCAATTTTATTTCGAAATCATGATCGTCCTTCGCAAGATAGTATTGAAAACTTGCGAATTATTTTGAGTGAATTAGGTTTATTTTTACCTGGAGGTAAAAATCCAAAATCGATTGATTATTCAGATTTTTTAACAAAAATTAAAAGTCGTCCAGATTATGAAATGATTCAGACTGTATTATTAAGGTCAATGAAACAAGCAGTATATTCGCCGGATAATCATGGACACTTTGGTTTATCTTTATCTAGCTATGTACATTTTACGTCACCTATTAGAAGATATCCGGATCTTTTATTACATAGAGCAATTAAATGTGTTTTATTTAAACCAAATGAGTATATGAAAGATTTAAAAAAAGAAAATAATTTGTTTAATTTAAATCGAATAAAAAAAATCGGTATGCATTGTTCTATGACTGAAAGGCGTGCAGATGAAGCTACTAGAGATGTTATGGATTGGTTAAAATGTGATTTCATGAAGAAAAAAATTGGAAATACATTTACAGGTGTGGTTTCAAGTGTTGTTTCTTTCGGTTTTTTTGTTCGTTTAAATAAATATTTTATTGATGGATTAGTTCGAATAGAAAATTTAAATGATAATTATTATTTTGATTCTATTGGATTAAAATTTATTGGAAAATCCACCAAAAATATTTTTCGATTAGGTGATCTTGTTCAAGTAAAAGTAATTTCTGTTAATTTTATTCAAAAAAAAATAGAATTATCTTTATGTTCTAATTAA
- the rpsF gene encoding 30S ribosomal protein S6: MRHYEIVCIVHPDYSDQINSIIEKYKKIIIDNSGKIHRLEDWGRKQLAYSINKLHKAHYLLFNIEVFPKVISLLETDFRFNVAIVRNMIILVKKAINEVSPIMKLKEEKKEKK, from the coding sequence ATGCGTCATTACGAAATAGTTTGTATAGTACATCCTGATTATAGTGATCAAATTAATTCAATAATTGAAAAATATAAAAAAATAATTATTGATAATTCGGGTAAAATACATCGATTAGAAGACTGGGGAAGAAAACAACTAGCATATTCTATTAATAAGTTACATAAAGCGCATTATCTTCTTTTCAATATAGAAGTTTTTCCAAAAGTGATTAGTTTGTTAGAAACAGATTTTCGTTTTAACGTTGCAATAGTTCGAAACATGATTATATTAGTAAAAAAAGCAATTAATGAAGTATCTCCAATAATGAAGTTAAAAGAAGAAAAAAAAGAAAAAAAATAA
- a CDS encoding adenylosuccinate synthase: MQKNIVILGTQWGDEGKGKIVDYLSQNSSYVVRYHGGNNAGHTLVVENKKIVLHIIPSGLLHPNVIGIISNGVVISISELVKEIEMLKKHNFFIKKRLFISHSASLILPFHITMDIVREKKLGVNSIGTTGRGIGPAYEDKVARRSLRVGDLKDENKLSIKLKNIVDYYNNQLVSIYQHASFNYKIILKDLLKFKNIINDMIVDTTMMLHKAIQNKKSIIFEGAQGSLLDIDHGTYPYVTSSNSTIGGVITGTGVGPKNLDYILGVTKVYSTRVGNGPFPTELFNNIDEYLSKKGNEFGSTTGRKRRTGWLDGVALRYSIQLNSLSALCITKLDVLDNLKEIKICTAYQDINTLEIYTNVSFVNLENIKPIYETYPGWMQNTSGIKKIEDLPKAAKNYIKSIEKIAGIPVDMISTGPDRNDTILVRNLFV, encoded by the coding sequence ATGCAAAAAAATATTGTTATTTTAGGAACACAATGGGGCGATGAAGGTAAAGGCAAGATAGTTGATTATTTATCACAAAATAGCTCTTATGTAGTTAGATATCATGGTGGGAATAATGCAGGTCATACTCTTGTAGTAGAGAATAAAAAAATTGTTCTCCATATAATTCCATCAGGTTTATTACATCCCAATGTTATCGGAATAATTTCAAATGGAGTTGTAATTTCTATTTCTGAATTAGTTAAAGAAATTGAAATGTTGAAAAAACATAATTTCTTTATTAAGAAACGTCTCTTTATTTCACACTCTGCTTCTTTAATTTTACCTTTTCATATTACCATGGATATAGTTCGTGAAAAAAAATTAGGAGTAAATTCTATTGGTACAACAGGAAGAGGAATTGGACCGGCATATGAAGATAAAGTTGCTCGTCGCTCTTTGCGAGTTGGAGATTTAAAAGATGAAAATAAATTATCTATTAAATTAAAAAATATCGTCGATTATTATAATAATCAATTAGTTTCTATTTATCAGCATGCATCATTTAATTATAAAATTATTTTAAAAGATTTGTTAAAATTTAAAAATATAATTAATGATATGATAGTAGATACTACTATGATGTTACATAAAGCAATTCAAAATAAAAAAAGTATTATTTTTGAAGGTGCACAAGGTAGTTTATTAGACATTGATCATGGCACATATCCTTATGTAACTTCTTCTAATAGTACTATAGGAGGAGTTATTACTGGAACAGGAGTAGGTCCAAAAAATTTAGATTATATTTTAGGTGTAACAAAAGTTTATTCGACAAGAGTAGGAAATGGACCTTTTCCTACCGAGCTTTTTAATAATATAGATGAATATCTTTCGAAAAAAGGAAACGAATTTGGATCTACTACTGGTCGTAAAAGACGTACTGGGTGGTTAGATGGTGTTGCTTTACGTTATTCTATCCAATTAAACTCTTTATCTGCATTATGTATAACAAAATTAGATGTTTTAGATAATTTAAAAGAAATAAAAATTTGTACAGCATATCAAGATATAAATACATTAGAAATTTATACTAACGTATCTTTTGTTAATTTAGAAAATATAAAGCCAATATATGAAACATATCCAGGTTGGATGCAAAACACTTCAGGTATAAAAAAAATAGAAGATCTACCGAAAGCAGCAAAAAATTATATAAAATCTATTGAAAAAATTGCAGGAATTCCAGTTGATATGATTTCTACTGGGCCCGATCGTAATGATACTATTTTAGTTCGAAATCTTTTTGTATAA
- a CDS encoding oxidative damage protection protein: protein MSRKIFCIFLQRECEGQDFPPYPGKLGEKIYKKISKQAWKKWIKEQTKIINEKKLNMTKEKDQKKIEKYMKLFLFKNII, encoded by the coding sequence ATGTCTCGTAAAATTTTTTGTATATTTCTTCAACGAGAATGTGAAGGTCAAGATTTTCCTCCATATCCAGGAAAACTAGGGGAAAAAATATATAAAAAAATATCTAAACAAGCTTGGAAAAAATGGATAAAAGAACAAACTAAAATAATAAATGAAAAAAAATTAAACATGACGAAAGAAAAAGATCAAAAAAAAATAGAAAAATATATGAAATTGTTTTTATTTAAAAATATCATATAA
- the cysQ gene encoding 3'(2'),5'-bisphosphate nucleotidase CysQ, whose protein sequence is MLKKICKLAKDAGDAIMKCYYSSKLINISYKIDKSPVTNADKISNEIIKNGLFTILPNVSILSEEDIHYIKYNKNWNLYWLIDPLDGTKEFLKKNGEFTVNISLIKDGIPILGVIYAPFFNILYCAYKNKAWKVDSKGYKKKISVVSSNIPKFLISRSHPNKKIYDLLRKTKQYTIEKLGSSLKFGYIAEGKAQIYPRFGATYIWDTAAGDAIVKAAGGRVITYSNNEEKDLNYFLISEKSLMNPDFLVLS, encoded by the coding sequence ATGCTCAAAAAAATTTGTAAGTTAGCGAAAGATGCCGGAGATGCTATTATGAAATGTTATTATTCTAGTAAATTAATAAATATTTCATATAAAATAGATAAAAGTCCAGTGACTAATGCAGATAAAATTTCTAATGAAATTATTAAAAATGGATTATTTACTATTTTACCTAATGTGTCTATATTATCTGAGGAAGATATACATTATATTAAATATAATAAAAATTGGAATCTCTATTGGTTAATTGATCCACTAGATGGAACTAAAGAGTTTTTAAAAAAAAATGGAGAATTTACAGTTAATATTAGTTTAATTAAAGATGGAATACCTATTTTAGGTGTTATATATGCTCCTTTTTTTAATATTTTATATTGCGCGTATAAAAATAAAGCTTGGAAAGTAGATTCTAAAGGATATAAAAAAAAAATTTCTGTTGTTTCATCAAATATACCAAAATTTCTTATAAGTCGATCACATCCAAATAAAAAAATATATGATTTATTAAGAAAAACAAAACAATATACAATAGAAAAATTGGGTTCATCTCTAAAGTTTGGTTATATAGCAGAAGGAAAAGCTCAAATTTATCCACGATTTGGAGCAACATATATTTGGGATACGGCGGCAGGAGATGCAATTGTAAAAGCTGCGGGGGGTAGGGTAATAACATATAGTAATAATGAAGAAAAAGATTTAAATTATTTTTTAATTTCTGAAAAATCTTTAATGAATCCAGATTTTTTAGTTTTATCATGA
- the murI gene encoding glutamate racemase produces the protein MLIFDSGVGGLSILENIKNNFPKINYIYLLDNEGFPYGEKKESFIIQRSINIINTIQKLYPINIVIIACNTASTISLSILKKHFDIPIIGVLPSLTKAKKITKNNIIGFIATKATIKSVYTQNILSKYIHYEKIKVIATNKLAEIAEKKIKKLPISNLELKKVFNSWIISISQPDTIYLGCTHFTFLKNEIQNIFKKPINFVETHDKVTRMVKKFFLNNKYNQKIKKNIFLYSKNNIEPNQLFWILKKYQFRYIKLINLD, from the coding sequence GTGCTTATATTTGACTCTGGTGTAGGTGGTCTATCGATATTGGAAAATATTAAAAATAATTTTCCAAAGATAAATTATATATATTTATTAGATAATGAAGGGTTTCCTTATGGAGAAAAAAAAGAATCTTTTATTATACAAAGAAGTATTAATATCATTAATACAATTCAAAAACTTTATCCAATAAATATTGTTATTATTGCTTGTAATACTGCAAGTACTATATCTTTATCTATATTAAAAAAACACTTTGATATTCCTATTATCGGAGTTTTACCATCGTTAACAAAAGCGAAAAAAATTACAAAAAATAACATCATTGGATTTATAGCAACTAAAGCCACTATAAAAAGTGTATATACTCAAAATATTTTATCTAAATATATTCATTATGAAAAAATAAAAGTAATAGCTACAAACAAATTAGCAGAAATTGCCGAAAAAAAAATTAAAAAATTACCAATTTCTAATTTAGAGTTGAAAAAAGTTTTTAATTCTTGGATTATTTCTATATCACAACCTGACACAATATATCTTGGATGTACTCATTTTACATTTTTAAAAAACGAAATTCAAAATATCTTTAAAAAACCTATTAATTTTGTAGAAACGCACGACAAAGTTACAAGAATGGTAAAAAAATTTTTTTTAAATAACAAATATAATCAAAAAATTAAAAAAAATATTTTTTTGTATTCAAAAAACAACATTGAACCAAATCAACTATTTTGGATTTTAAAAAAATATCAATTTAGATATATTAAACTAATTAATTTAGATTAA